The Mesobacillus jeotgali genome window below encodes:
- the mgtE gene encoding magnesium transporter — MEALYSEKIDDFRAEFLDLHPYNQAEFFSELDDEDRAKVYNFLSPEEMADLFENLEADEEDFKDVLAQMNPNYAADMLSNMYADDAVDVLNELDKDQVASYLTIMDEEAAQEIKDLLHYEEYTAGSIMTTEFIAISANQTVRSAMYILKKEAPQAETIYYIFVVDEDKRLAGVISLRDLIVADDETMIAEVMNDRVVSVSVGEDQEEVARMMRDYNFLALPVVDFQNHLLGIITVDDIMDVMEEEASDDYSKLAGIADLDTVDRNPLAAAKKRLPWLIILLFLGMFTASLIGRFEDTLDKVAILAVFIPLIAGMAGNTGTQALAVAVRGIATGDLDKESKWNIILREAGTGFITGAVCGILITFVVYFWKGELFLGALVGISIFITLIIATLAGSLVPLLMHRLKIDPAVASGPFITTINDIISILIYFGIATAFMSYLTK, encoded by the coding sequence ATGGAAGCACTTTACTCTGAGAAAATTGATGATTTCCGTGCGGAATTTTTAGACTTGCATCCATATAACCAGGCCGAATTTTTCAGTGAGCTTGATGATGAGGATCGGGCCAAGGTCTATAACTTCCTATCACCAGAAGAGATGGCTGACCTTTTCGAGAACCTGGAAGCGGATGAAGAAGACTTCAAAGATGTATTGGCCCAGATGAATCCTAATTATGCTGCCGACATGCTGTCAAACATGTATGCCGATGACGCGGTAGATGTCCTGAATGAACTGGATAAAGACCAGGTTGCCAGTTATTTGACGATCATGGACGAAGAAGCAGCACAGGAAATCAAGGACTTGCTGCATTATGAAGAATACACTGCCGGAAGTATCATGACAACGGAATTCATTGCGATATCTGCCAACCAGACGGTGAGATCAGCAATGTATATCCTGAAAAAAGAAGCTCCGCAGGCTGAAACGATTTATTACATATTTGTCGTTGATGAAGATAAAAGGCTGGCAGGTGTTATCTCTTTGAGAGACCTGATTGTGGCGGATGATGAAACAATGATTGCTGAGGTCATGAATGATCGAGTTGTATCTGTTTCTGTTGGAGAAGATCAGGAGGAAGTTGCCCGGATGATGAGGGATTACAATTTCCTTGCTCTTCCTGTCGTGGATTTCCAAAATCACCTTCTCGGAATTATCACGGTCGATGACATCATGGACGTTATGGAAGAAGAGGCTTCTGATGATTACTCCAAGCTGGCAGGTATTGCGGATCTTGATACGGTTGACCGGAATCCGTTAGCTGCCGCCAAGAAGCGTCTGCCATGGCTGATCATCTTGCTCTTTTTGGGCATGTTCACGGCAAGCCTGATTGGTAGGTTTGAGGATACATTGGATAAGGTAGCTATTTTGGCAGTTTTCATTCCACTCATTGCCGGAATGGCAGGTAATACTGGTACCCAGGCACTGGCCGTAGCTGTCAGAGGAATCGCAACTGGGGACCTTGATAAAGAGAGCAAATGGAACATTATCTTGAGAGAAGCGGGAACTGGATTTATAACTGGTGCAGTTTGCGGTATCCTGATCACATTCGTTGTCTACTTCTGGAAAGGTGAACTATTCCTCGGGGCCCTTGTAGGCATTTCTATTTTTATTACACTAATCATTGCCACACTTGCGGGGTCACTTGTGCCCTTGCTGATGCACCGGCTTAAGATTGACCCGGCTGTGGCATCAGGACCCTTCATAACTACTATTAATGACATTATCAGCATCTTGATCTATTTTGGAATTGCTACGGCTTTCATGAGCTATCTTACTAAATAA
- the prpE gene encoding bis(5'-nucleosyl)-tetraphosphatase PrpE, with amino-acid sequence MNLDIIGDIHGCYVEFEKLTERLGYDWSTGLPVHPDGRHLAFVGDLTDRGPESLKTAKLVWELVVGKQSAFYVPGNHCNKLYRYLLGNKVQTTHGLETTVSEFMSLNSEQRNEFREKFLDLYDSAPLYYVLDQGRLVIAHAGIREDYIGKSNLKVKTFVLYGDITGQSNPDGTPVRRDWARNYQGKATIVYGHTPVKEPRVLNNTYNIDTGAVFGGHLTALRYPEMELVSVPSTMPIVPEKFREIN; translated from the coding sequence ATGAACCTCGATATTATAGGCGATATCCATGGCTGTTATGTTGAGTTTGAAAAACTCACCGAAAGACTTGGATACGACTGGAGCACTGGTCTTCCAGTTCATCCCGATGGCCGGCACCTTGCTTTTGTCGGTGATCTGACTGACCGCGGACCAGAATCCTTAAAAACAGCCAAACTGGTTTGGGAGTTAGTGGTAGGTAAACAATCCGCTTTCTATGTTCCCGGGAACCATTGCAATAAATTGTACCGCTACTTGTTAGGAAATAAAGTCCAGACGACACATGGTCTTGAGACTACTGTTTCGGAGTTTATGTCGTTGAATTCAGAGCAGCGAAATGAGTTCCGCGAAAAATTCCTTGATTTATACGATTCTGCACCTTTATACTATGTCCTCGACCAGGGGCGACTTGTGATTGCCCACGCGGGGATTCGGGAAGATTACATAGGGAAAAGCAATTTAAAAGTAAAAACATTTGTCCTTTATGGTGATATCACGGGGCAAAGCAATCCGGACGGAACTCCTGTACGGCGTGATTGGGCAAGGAATTATCAAGGAAAAGCAACCATTGTTTATGGACATACACCGGTCAAAGAGCCGAGAGTCCTCAATAATACGTACAATATCGATACAGGAGCTGTTTTTGGCGGCCACTTGACAGCCCTGCGTTATCCGGAGATGGAACTTGTATCCGTTCCCTCTACAATGCCAATTGTTCCGGAAAAATTCAGGGAGATAAACTAA